One Triticum dicoccoides isolate Atlit2015 ecotype Zavitan chromosome 5B, WEW_v2.0, whole genome shotgun sequence genomic window carries:
- the LOC119307831 gene encoding uncharacterized protein LOC119307831 isoform X1, with the protein MHQTPPYPGAAEGAVPSSSMDAPLTEERRAARRVRRRVCSSGLPTSLNHGESDNAQETSTHSTEISSSDCYTQLSSESSDEGCENRSSGHRRKRRKTSVISSASEQSGQDSPSACESLESDDVQITPGKDYVLPQRCDLSDAEKNRVVALIKEIKAKVTVFVAIMFRSYSSYVTIPKEYAAVHFPHESATITLRSPGKNKKWHPRFYKKGTMIKLTGSWIHFVRDNDVHEGDICIFVPAKGGKPFMFTVHLLRKETTDSQTEVSHESSECEDSHGQPPYILPYGARLSPSQRNAVQKKVDSIQSEVPIYVSIMTKSNLGSRHMELSKRYAAEHLPHRNVTLMFQYMGKIWNINMLFHDRKYPKRWYLIGGWSKFISDNSLRLGDICLFELKKDEKELTVIVHLLRKESIDHPSGGSPVLDSNYVRASTMIASTVRVGEEPDDEEETASSGREEQGFHDEPIEHNHSEGASKAHMPTAPCSESNASGISPSSEAREQAAGCSNKSFATEFPNKLSSTMEHNRIIHTDRAAASEVIGLSDYRIHNSCDSIDSQGGESLAVQQQSSPSPEIGNSVNRDSSSVTGQNGVALQSLVRVTGQQVGDAEKEVNASGGENTLADLRHLEPQNAAAVPSQAALPMPKEKTDTQTNRSAQPDVAQAQPPQGEVEQAGLSGVASPQPLQPAQLAQGEAEQDLSGVALPSQPETRPSISGFVKTRSNLETQSVQQSIAPVQFPQEQAGLSGVASAQPLVPEMRPSNPLSNIPLERAHPNRGQSSRQPEVAAGPAQPAQLFPVPSMMFNHPPIGDEPLKNELHRLRLHIDSLDKIYELKQSQLQTECSQEIEKIKQKYDLLLEERDSVHLEQMKTLDGLLEKVVFHQSLAADFRAKFISSSAAQAKAYSRPIHQTPQASQQAPMRPPGVTSTSPPVAWSSAGRPVVPGGAQPSQVDRPSTPASSQVPRPPLPSTPVVRPPINPGNLVRTTGAPMPRVPPRGSHGVPSASAPHLQRRLPPRAHSTAPANQRQQQQQHATSVSPQSSHAVPPVSSSPLPPSSSQATHHGSSTRMDVDVVCLSDDE; encoded by the exons ATGCACCAGACGCCGCCATACCCAGGCGCAGCGGAGGGCGCCGTTCCTTCTAGTTCGATGGATGCGCCTCTTACCGAGGAAAGAAGGGCGGCTAGGCGAGTTCGCCGGAGGGTTTGCTCCTCTGGCTTGCCAACTTCTCTGAACCATGGCGAGTCAGACAATGCACAAGAAACGAGCACACATTCCACCGAGATATCAAGCAGTGATTGCTATACTCAGTTGTCAAGTGAAAGTTCAGACGAAGGATGCGAAAATAGAAGCTCAGGCCATCGCAGAAAACGACGCAAGACATCTGTCATATCCTCTGCATCCGAGCAATCAG GGCAAGACAGTCCTTCTGCATGCGAGTCTCTTGAGTCGGATGATGTTCAGATAACTCCAGGGAAAGATTATGTGTTACCGCAAAGGTGTGATCTATCTGACGCAGAAAAGAATAGAGTAGTTGCGCTTATAAAGGAAATCAAAGCTAAAGTTACTGTTTTTGTGGCTATCATGTTCAGGTCTTACTCTTCATATGTG ACCATTCCTAAGGAATATGCTGCTGTGCACTTTCCACATGAAAGTGCAACCATCACGCTTCGGAGTCCAGGCAAGAACAAGAAGTGGCATCCCAGATTCTACAAGAAAGGAACTATGATCAAGCTCACGGGCAGTTGGATACACTTTGTGCGTGACAATGACGTGCATGAGGGAGATATCTGCATTTTTGTACCGGCAAAAGGTGGAAAACCATTCATGTTTACAGTCCATCTACTTCGCAAAGAAACAACTGATTCTCAAACTGAAGTTTCTCATGAATCTTCGGAGTGTGAGGACTCTCATGGTCAGCCGCCCTACATTTTACCATATGGAGCCCGTCTATCTCCCTCTCAGAGGAATGCTGTTCAAAAGAAAGTGGACTCCATCCAATCTGAAGTTCCAATTTACGTGTCAATCATGACAAAGAGCAACCTTGGTTCCAGACACATG GAATTGAGTAAACGATATGCCGCTGAACATCTTCCCCACAGAAATGTAACTTTGATGTTCCAGTACATGGGAAAGATATGGAATATCAATATGTTGTTTCATGATCGGAAGTACCCCAAAAGGTGGTACCTTATCGGAGGTTGGTCCAAATTTATCTCTGACAACAGTCTGCGATTAGGAGATATCTGTCTCTTTGAACTGAAAAAGGACGAGAAGGAGCTTACCGTGATAGTCCATCTACTTCGCAAAGAGAGTATTGATCACCCCTCTGGTGGAAGTCCTGTTCTGGACTCGAATTATGTGAGGGCAAGCACAATGATTGCCTCAACAGTGCGTGTTGGGGAGGAGCCAGATGACG AAGAAGAAACCGCCTCTTCAGGGCGTGAAGAACAAGGATTCCATGATGAGCCTATCGAGCATAACCATTCCGAGGGAGCCTCTAAG GCACACATGCCTACTGCTCCATGCTCAGAGAGTAACGCGTCTGGAATCAGCCCGTCATCGGAAGCTAGAGAGCAAGCTGCTGGTTGTTCAAA CAAAAGTTTTGCAACAGAATTTCCAAATAAGCTTAGCTCCACTATGGAACACAACAGGATTATCCACACTGACAGAGCGGCAGCATCAGAAGTTATTGGTTTGTCAGATTACAGGATCCACAACAGTTGTGATAGTATTGATTCACAAGGAGGAGAGTCTCTTGCTGTTCAACAGCAATCGAGTCCTAGTCCTGAAATTGGCAATTCAGTTAATCGG GATTCTTCAAGTGTTACAGGCCAGAATGGTGTTGCTTTACAGTCATTAGTAAGAGTTACAGGCCAGCAGGTAGGCGATGCTGAAAAGGAAGTTAATGCCAGCGGTGGAGAAAATACTCTTGCAGATCTACGTCATTTAGAGCCTCAAAATGCGGCAGCTGTGCCCAGCCAGGCTGCCTTGCCCATGCCTAAGGAAAAAACTGATACACAGACAAATCGATCTGCCCAACCAGATGTAGCGCAAGCACAACCTCCACAAGGAGAGGTAGAGCAAGCAGGTCTGTCTGGTGTGGCATCGCCTCAGCCTTTACAACCAGCACAACTTGCGCAGGGAGAGGCAGAACAAGATCTATCTGGTGTAGCTTTGCCTTCACAACCTGAAACCCGACCGTCAATATCTGGGTTTGTCAAAACTCGGTCCAATCTTGAAACTCAGTCTGTCCAACAAAGTATAGCACCCGTACAATTTCCACAAGAACAAGCAGGTCTGTCTGGTGTAGCATCTGCTCAGCCTTTGGTGCCTGAAATGCGGCCATCAAACCCCTTGTCAAATATTCCGCTTGAAAGAGCACACCCAAATCGGGGTCAATCAAGTCGTCAACCAGAGGTCGCAGCTGGTCCTGCCCAGCCTGCACAACTCTttccggtgccgtcgatgatgtttAATCACCCACCAATTGGTGATGAACCACTGAAAAATGAGCTGCACAGGTTACGGTTACACATTGACTCACTTGATAAAATCTATGAATTAAAG CAATCACAGCTTCAGACAGAGTGCAGCCAAGAAATTGAGAAGATAAAACAAAAGTATGATTTGTTACTTGAGGAACGGGATTCTGTTCACCTTGAGCAAATGAAGACACTTGATGGTTTATTGGAGAAAGTTGTCTTCCACCAATCACTAGCTGCCGATTTCCGAGCGAAATTCATATCATCATCTGCAGCACAAG CAAAAGCCTATAGCCGTCCAATTCATCAGACACCCCAGGCTTCTCAGCAAGCACCCATGAGGCCGCCAGGTGTGACATCGACTTCGCCGCCAGTTGCGTGGTCATCAGCTGGTCGACCAGTAGTGCCGGGAGGTGCACAGCCATCACAGGTGGATCGACCATCAACGCCGGCATCATCACAGGTGCCTCGTCCGCCATTGCCATCTACACCAGTAGTCCGGCCTCCCATAAACCCTGGCAACCTTGTCAGAACAACAGGTGCTCCCATGCCTCGAGTTCCACCACGTGGAAGCCATGGAGTTCCGAGTGCATCCGCTCCTCATCTTCAGCGCAGATTGCCGCCTCGGGCGCATTCCACGGCCCCTGCAaatcagaggcagcagcagcagcagcatgccacATCTGTAAGCCCGCAGTCTTCACATGCAGTTCCCCCTGTGAGCTCATCACCCTTGCCGCCGTCAAGTTCACAAGCAACTCACCATGGTTCGTCGACTCGGATGGATGTGGATGTGGTATGCCTGTCTGATGATGAGTGA
- the LOC119307831 gene encoding uncharacterized protein LOC119307831 isoform X2, translating into MDAPLTEERRAARRVRRRVCSSGLPTSLNHGESDNAQETSTHSTEISSSDCYTQLSSESSDEGCENRSSGHRRKRRKTSVISSASEQSGQDSPSACESLESDDVQITPGKDYVLPQRCDLSDAEKNRVVALIKEIKAKVTVFVAIMFRSYSSYVTIPKEYAAVHFPHESATITLRSPGKNKKWHPRFYKKGTMIKLTGSWIHFVRDNDVHEGDICIFVPAKGGKPFMFTVHLLRKETTDSQTEVSHESSECEDSHGQPPYILPYGARLSPSQRNAVQKKVDSIQSEVPIYVSIMTKSNLGSRHMELSKRYAAEHLPHRNVTLMFQYMGKIWNINMLFHDRKYPKRWYLIGGWSKFISDNSLRLGDICLFELKKDEKELTVIVHLLRKESIDHPSGGSPVLDSNYVRASTMIASTVRVGEEPDDEEETASSGREEQGFHDEPIEHNHSEGASKAHMPTAPCSESNASGISPSSEAREQAAGCSNKSFATEFPNKLSSTMEHNRIIHTDRAAASEVIGLSDYRIHNSCDSIDSQGGESLAVQQQSSPSPEIGNSVNRDSSSVTGQNGVALQSLVRVTGQQVGDAEKEVNASGGENTLADLRHLEPQNAAAVPSQAALPMPKEKTDTQTNRSAQPDVAQAQPPQGEVEQAGLSGVASPQPLQPAQLAQGEAEQDLSGVALPSQPETRPSISGFVKTRSNLETQSVQQSIAPVQFPQEQAGLSGVASAQPLVPEMRPSNPLSNIPLERAHPNRGQSSRQPEVAAGPAQPAQLFPVPSMMFNHPPIGDEPLKNELHRLRLHIDSLDKIYELKQSQLQTECSQEIEKIKQKYDLLLEERDSVHLEQMKTLDGLLEKVVFHQSLAADFRAKFISSSAAQAKAYSRPIHQTPQASQQAPMRPPGVTSTSPPVAWSSAGRPVVPGGAQPSQVDRPSTPASSQVPRPPLPSTPVVRPPINPGNLVRTTGAPMPRVPPRGSHGVPSASAPHLQRRLPPRAHSTAPANQRQQQQQHATSVSPQSSHAVPPVSSSPLPPSSSQATHHGSSTRMDVDVVCLSDDE; encoded by the exons ATGGATGCGCCTCTTACCGAGGAAAGAAGGGCGGCTAGGCGAGTTCGCCGGAGGGTTTGCTCCTCTGGCTTGCCAACTTCTCTGAACCATGGCGAGTCAGACAATGCACAAGAAACGAGCACACATTCCACCGAGATATCAAGCAGTGATTGCTATACTCAGTTGTCAAGTGAAAGTTCAGACGAAGGATGCGAAAATAGAAGCTCAGGCCATCGCAGAAAACGACGCAAGACATCTGTCATATCCTCTGCATCCGAGCAATCAG GGCAAGACAGTCCTTCTGCATGCGAGTCTCTTGAGTCGGATGATGTTCAGATAACTCCAGGGAAAGATTATGTGTTACCGCAAAGGTGTGATCTATCTGACGCAGAAAAGAATAGAGTAGTTGCGCTTATAAAGGAAATCAAAGCTAAAGTTACTGTTTTTGTGGCTATCATGTTCAGGTCTTACTCTTCATATGTG ACCATTCCTAAGGAATATGCTGCTGTGCACTTTCCACATGAAAGTGCAACCATCACGCTTCGGAGTCCAGGCAAGAACAAGAAGTGGCATCCCAGATTCTACAAGAAAGGAACTATGATCAAGCTCACGGGCAGTTGGATACACTTTGTGCGTGACAATGACGTGCATGAGGGAGATATCTGCATTTTTGTACCGGCAAAAGGTGGAAAACCATTCATGTTTACAGTCCATCTACTTCGCAAAGAAACAACTGATTCTCAAACTGAAGTTTCTCATGAATCTTCGGAGTGTGAGGACTCTCATGGTCAGCCGCCCTACATTTTACCATATGGAGCCCGTCTATCTCCCTCTCAGAGGAATGCTGTTCAAAAGAAAGTGGACTCCATCCAATCTGAAGTTCCAATTTACGTGTCAATCATGACAAAGAGCAACCTTGGTTCCAGACACATG GAATTGAGTAAACGATATGCCGCTGAACATCTTCCCCACAGAAATGTAACTTTGATGTTCCAGTACATGGGAAAGATATGGAATATCAATATGTTGTTTCATGATCGGAAGTACCCCAAAAGGTGGTACCTTATCGGAGGTTGGTCCAAATTTATCTCTGACAACAGTCTGCGATTAGGAGATATCTGTCTCTTTGAACTGAAAAAGGACGAGAAGGAGCTTACCGTGATAGTCCATCTACTTCGCAAAGAGAGTATTGATCACCCCTCTGGTGGAAGTCCTGTTCTGGACTCGAATTATGTGAGGGCAAGCACAATGATTGCCTCAACAGTGCGTGTTGGGGAGGAGCCAGATGACG AAGAAGAAACCGCCTCTTCAGGGCGTGAAGAACAAGGATTCCATGATGAGCCTATCGAGCATAACCATTCCGAGGGAGCCTCTAAG GCACACATGCCTACTGCTCCATGCTCAGAGAGTAACGCGTCTGGAATCAGCCCGTCATCGGAAGCTAGAGAGCAAGCTGCTGGTTGTTCAAA CAAAAGTTTTGCAACAGAATTTCCAAATAAGCTTAGCTCCACTATGGAACACAACAGGATTATCCACACTGACAGAGCGGCAGCATCAGAAGTTATTGGTTTGTCAGATTACAGGATCCACAACAGTTGTGATAGTATTGATTCACAAGGAGGAGAGTCTCTTGCTGTTCAACAGCAATCGAGTCCTAGTCCTGAAATTGGCAATTCAGTTAATCGG GATTCTTCAAGTGTTACAGGCCAGAATGGTGTTGCTTTACAGTCATTAGTAAGAGTTACAGGCCAGCAGGTAGGCGATGCTGAAAAGGAAGTTAATGCCAGCGGTGGAGAAAATACTCTTGCAGATCTACGTCATTTAGAGCCTCAAAATGCGGCAGCTGTGCCCAGCCAGGCTGCCTTGCCCATGCCTAAGGAAAAAACTGATACACAGACAAATCGATCTGCCCAACCAGATGTAGCGCAAGCACAACCTCCACAAGGAGAGGTAGAGCAAGCAGGTCTGTCTGGTGTGGCATCGCCTCAGCCTTTACAACCAGCACAACTTGCGCAGGGAGAGGCAGAACAAGATCTATCTGGTGTAGCTTTGCCTTCACAACCTGAAACCCGACCGTCAATATCTGGGTTTGTCAAAACTCGGTCCAATCTTGAAACTCAGTCTGTCCAACAAAGTATAGCACCCGTACAATTTCCACAAGAACAAGCAGGTCTGTCTGGTGTAGCATCTGCTCAGCCTTTGGTGCCTGAAATGCGGCCATCAAACCCCTTGTCAAATATTCCGCTTGAAAGAGCACACCCAAATCGGGGTCAATCAAGTCGTCAACCAGAGGTCGCAGCTGGTCCTGCCCAGCCTGCACAACTCTttccggtgccgtcgatgatgtttAATCACCCACCAATTGGTGATGAACCACTGAAAAATGAGCTGCACAGGTTACGGTTACACATTGACTCACTTGATAAAATCTATGAATTAAAG CAATCACAGCTTCAGACAGAGTGCAGCCAAGAAATTGAGAAGATAAAACAAAAGTATGATTTGTTACTTGAGGAACGGGATTCTGTTCACCTTGAGCAAATGAAGACACTTGATGGTTTATTGGAGAAAGTTGTCTTCCACCAATCACTAGCTGCCGATTTCCGAGCGAAATTCATATCATCATCTGCAGCACAAG CAAAAGCCTATAGCCGTCCAATTCATCAGACACCCCAGGCTTCTCAGCAAGCACCCATGAGGCCGCCAGGTGTGACATCGACTTCGCCGCCAGTTGCGTGGTCATCAGCTGGTCGACCAGTAGTGCCGGGAGGTGCACAGCCATCACAGGTGGATCGACCATCAACGCCGGCATCATCACAGGTGCCTCGTCCGCCATTGCCATCTACACCAGTAGTCCGGCCTCCCATAAACCCTGGCAACCTTGTCAGAACAACAGGTGCTCCCATGCCTCGAGTTCCACCACGTGGAAGCCATGGAGTTCCGAGTGCATCCGCTCCTCATCTTCAGCGCAGATTGCCGCCTCGGGCGCATTCCACGGCCCCTGCAaatcagaggcagcagcagcagcagcatgccacATCTGTAAGCCCGCAGTCTTCACATGCAGTTCCCCCTGTGAGCTCATCACCCTTGCCGCCGTCAAGTTCACAAGCAACTCACCATGGTTCGTCGACTCGGATGGATGTGGATGTGGTATGCCTGTCTGATGATGAGTGA
- the LOC119307832 gene encoding calmodulin-binding protein 60 A-like, translating to MPAKRLLEGGGGGDSPSPARSPALKKRCRSFDLEIRGCRHLEEMVTNCVQRVEAAVESVIESAISRIPEAVTKAITGYLSRAPSLCRTVVDQNQPPRYKLRFLNGLSNEIFTKKGIRAANGDPLKICLEDNNQQENNSHRLLSAKIKIVVLDGDFNIDNEDCWTLENFSRHIVRPRDKIGAVLTGELELSLKNGKADLRDATFIDNSKFTRSGKFRLGVMVVDELGERILEGVTEPFTVKDRRGEGSQKHDIPSLDDDVWRLQKISKDGVFHEALKGSGIFSVKDFLTSYYKDEHTLRKVLKKATKLVWTTIVDHAKKCDPGKELYSFIVEGHDVVLFFNCFYRIVGVTSSDQYTPFKNLDQRMQGRVEQWSKVAYETWTNLQPDYVMDNGKPRPINQSISQGSIMLEPKFMQGHQQNCAERNVHEADGHQGTSGSHPKQCTLKRLGSIRVTPNEEDASFDISVYLGSGSEQYHGSTAANDIPGSVTLHCPAADEFSGSVLLKQASLTMVDEDYDIPFVTSDASLHLFDVSALGAFTDEPIYSRHVSFRESDCHEMLALGAEPSV from the exons ATGCCGGCGAagcggctgctggagggcggcggcggaggggacTCCCCGTCGCCGGCGCGTTCGCCAGCGCTGAAGAAGAGGTGTCGCTCCTTCGACCT AGAGATCAGGGGATGCAGGCATCTGGAGGAGATGGTCACCAACTGCGTGCAGAGGGTGGAGGCTGCGGTTGAGTCCGTGATTGAGTCTGCCATCAGCCGG ATACCAGAAGCGGTGACTAAAGCGATTACAGGCTACTTAAGCCGTGCTCCTAG TTTGTGCAGAACGGTGGTTGACCAAAACCAGCCTCCAAGATACAAGCTTAGGTTCCTGAATGGCTTGAGTAATGAAATTTTCACAAAGAAGGGAATCCGCGCAGCAAATGGCGATCCTCTCAAGATATGTCTGGAGGACAACAACCAACAAGAGAACAATTCTCATCGCCTTCTTTCTGCCAAGATAAAAATTGTTGTTCTCGATGGCGACTTCAACATAGATAATGAAGATTGCTGGACATTAGAGAATTTCAGCAGACATATCGTACGTCCACGGGACAAAATTGGGGCAGTGCTGACGGGAGAGCTCGAGCTTAGCCTGAAGAATGGCAAGGCTGATCTCCGTGACGCTACTTTTATTGATAACTCCAAGTTCACGAGGAGTGGCAAGTTCAGGCTTGGGGTAATGGTTGTTGACGAGCTTGGTGAACGGATCCTAGAAGGGGTAACTGAACCTTTCACAGTAAAGGATCGTCGCGGAGAAG GATCCCAAAAGCATGACATTCCATCATTGGATGATGATGTTTGGCGCCTGCAGAAAATTTCAAAGGATGGTGTCTTCCATGAGGCACTCAAAGGGAGTGGCATCTTTTCTGTGAAGGATTTCTTGACGTCATATTACAAGGATGAACATACTCTCCGCAAA GTTCTCAAAAAGGCCACAAAGCTAGTATGGACGACTATTGTTGATCATGCTAAAAAGTGTGATCCTGGAAAGGAGCTTTACTCTTTCATCGTGGAAGGCCATGATGTTGTTCTGTTCTTCAACTGTTTCTATAGGATTGTTGGAGTCACATCCAGTGACCAGTACACTCCCTTCAAGAACCTCGATCAACGGATGCAG GGGCGGGTGGAACAATGGAGCAAAGTTGCATATGAAACTTGGACCAACCTTCAGCCTGATTATGTAATGGATAATGGAAAACCAAGACCAATCAACCAGAGTATTTCCCAAGGGTCGATCATGCTGGAACCTAAATTTATGCAAGGACATCAACAGA ATTGTGCAGAGCGAAATGTTCATGAAGCTGATGGTCATCAAGGTACTTCAGGCAGTCATCCCAAGCAGTGCACATTAAAAAGGCTTGGATCCATACGAGTGACACCAAATGAAGAA GATGCGTCTTTTGACATCAGTGTTTACCTTGGTTCTGGCTCCGAACAATACCATGGAAGCACCGCTGCAAATGACATACCCGGTTCAGTCACGCTCCATTGCCCCGCTGCAGATGAATTTTCAGGATCCGTGTTATTAAAGCAAGCATCCTTGACAATGGTCGATGAGGACTATGACATACCTTTTGTAACCAGTG ATGCTTCACTCCATCTGTTTGATGTGTCTGCTTTAGGCGCTTTCACAGATGAGCCTATTTACTCGAGGCATGTCAGCTTCAGAGAGAGCGACTGTCACGAGATGCTAGCATTGGGAGCAGAACCATCTGTTTGA